The genomic interval CGCAGCCGAAACCTTTCCGACCGCAGTGTCATGATCTACCGGAGTCACTACGCTTGCTTCCCGAAGATTGACAGCCTGAACTTCGAGTCGAATCTGGCGGGAATGTCTCCAGGCGACTTTTATGATTCTCGAGTACAGAAAGAGTATGGCGAATAGCGGTAAAAAGTACACTGTTGCGAGTCTGAAGTATGTAAAGCTCGGTAGAACAATGTGATCTGTCTCACAGAGCCATAGTCCGGGTAAAAACGAGTATTTTCCCCAGCCGAAGAATGGAAAACACGAGGATATTGTAGAATAGACCCACAGTAACGCTATGCAGATTGCAGTTTTTGTTCCTGTAACGGACCCGTTGTATTGCAGAGACCATAATATCGCCAAATATCTGTCCACGGTTATCGACAGCAGAGTAAGCACAGATGCCGTACAAAGTGTGTTTTGAAGGAATCCAATCACAACACAACCAGGTCGGCCGAACACCCAGCGATGGTAGATGATTCCAGGAATTCTGAAGGGAAGCAGTAGAAGTGCTATTAAAATGTCAGTCACGGCGAGATTAGCCAATAGGAAGCCGGTTGGACAATGAAGTCTGCGTACTCGGTAGATGACAAGGCAAATCACGGCATTGCCAAATATGGTCAAAAGCATCATTAGCGACGTCAATAGTATTTGACAGATGTCAGCGGCGTCATTCATTGGTGGATGCGCCAGGTCGGTCTAGTATTATGCGTCTACTCACATCTGTGATGGAGTTTAAAACAATCCTGCAGATTAAAACGAAATAGAAGGATTTTTGTTTAATCCCATCTTAGATAAAAAGCTTAGAGTAATAGTTGATATGAGTTACTGGCGGTATATAGAAGGGAAACTAAATACTATGACTTTCAGTATAGTGCACAACGAGGAAGTAAATTCTGTCCTAGCAACACCTGCTGCTTTCTTTGTGTTATATTTTTAGCAGTGATTAAAGAAAACGTCGAGACGTTTAAGGCTatgaaataacaagaaaatacAGGCCACTTGAAATGTATACTCGCGTTTTATGATTTAAAATCTCGTTTTTTCACTGGGAAAATAATTCTCATCAACGTTTGTCTaatatcttttctttttttcttttaaaccaCATCTTAAAACTaattacaagaaaacaaaacgtcAGATTGTTCTAGATTGAATGATTAAAATAAGAATACACAAATAAAGGTCAAACACGTTGATTGTCTTACCAAAGTACgaataaaaaagaacaaaagacGACCATACTTTGTATAAAGCAACGTTTGGATTGCTTACCGAAATAAAAACCTTGTTTCTAACGAACGGGCTCATCCGTAGGCTTCTTGTTACTGATGACACTGGTTACATTTGTCTACAAAGGAAAAATGAAAGAAGATTTGTATCCTCCCTTGATCTGGGGAAGTTATTAATCATAGGTAATCCACGGTAATACAGAAGAATTAGCGCGTaaccatgtgggatctagcaGACATATAATATCCTCGAATGATTAATCTAGAACGCATCCTCCTTAAGGCTAGTGATGCTATCAAATGGTAGCAAATGACATGCGCAGTTAATTTTAGGAGCTTCTTGCTCTGAAACGATATAAATAGACCGGGAACCAGATTTGGGTTACCGGGAACCAGATTGGGTTACCGGGAACCAGATTGGGTTACCAGGAACCAGATTTGGGTTACCAGGAACCAGATTTGGGTTACCGGGAACCAGATTGGGTTACCGGGAACCAGATTGGGTTACCAGGAACCAGATTTGGGTTACCAGGAACCAGATTTGGGTTACCGGGAACCAGATTCAGGTTACCAGGAACCAGATTTGGGTTACCGGGAACCAGATTTGGGTTACCGGGAACCAGATTTGGGTTACCGGGAACCAGATTTGGGTTACCGGGAACCAGATTGGGTTACCAGGAACCAGATTTGGGTTACCAGGAACCAGATTTGGGTTACCGGGAACCAGATTGGGTTACCAGGAACCAGATTTGGGTTACCAGGAACCAGATTTGGGTTACCAGGAACCAGATTTGGGTTACCGGGAACCAGATTGGGTTACCGGGAACCAGATTGGGTTACCAGGAACCAGATTTGGGTTACCAGGAACCAGATTTGGGTTACCGGGAACCAGATTCAGGTTACCAGGAACCAGATTTGGGTTACCGGGAACCAGATTTGGGTTACCAGGAACCAGATTTGGGTTACCGGGAACCAGATTTGGGTTACCGGGATCTAAATTTGGGTTACCGGGAGCCAGATTTGGTTACCGGGAACCAGATTTGGGTTACCTGGAACCAGATTTGGGTTACCGGGAACCAGATTTGGGTTACCGGGAACTAGATTTGGGTTACCGGGAACCAGATTTGGGCTATCTGGAACCAGATTTATGCTATCGGGAATTGAAATCGAGGAGTAAAAGCTGCAGGGAAGATGGAATTGGGGAATAAAAACAACCAGCAAAAAAGGCGGTATAGGAGAACAAAAGCGACAAGGAAGAAGGGATTCAGAGCTCTCTTCAGGAACATGCCCCTAGTGACATGACGGGCGTGACTCTGTTACCCTGTGACGAAATCACCAGTCATgcaatatcattatcatttacAATAGGATTCAGGTAGTAGATGTCATGAGGAAGTCAGCAGCATTACTGATAAGAGTGAGTTTACAAGTTACGTGACAAGTGTCAATCAATAAAGTGCTACACAGTAGAGAGTCACGCAGTTAATTCACACAGAAAAATGCCACGCAGTAAATTTTACCCAGTAGTATCACGCAGTGAGTGTCACATAATAGTGTAACGCAGTAGTCAGAGTGTCACACAGTAGAGTGTCACACAGGAGAGTTTTGCGCAGCGCACTAGAGTGTCACGCAGTAGATTGTCACGCAGTATTGTCACGCAATAGAGTGTCACACAGTAGAGTGTCACGCAGTAGTGTCACGCAATAGTGTTGCGCAGCGCAGTAGAATTTCGCACAGTAGTGTAACGCAGTAGAGTGTCACGCAGTAGAGTTTTGCGCAGCGCAGTAGAGTGTCACAAGATTGTCTCACGTTTGTGAATCGCAAGTGATGCTGCAAGACACTAAAAGATGAAGGAGCGTCAATGAAAACTGGTTAAAATTGGTTAaaatttattataataaagcgATGTCGGAATTCAATAAAAaggttatataaataaattgaaGCAAAATAAAGTTCGATAAAGTAACAGGTGAAAATAACTCATACATAGTAAATTTAGattttgatgaaaaaaaaccctgaaaaataaaataaatccgaataaaaaaaagataaataaatggaagaGAGTGTGGAAACTTCACCTCACTAAGCGCACATCAAATATTGCAGTTTTCGAAATTTGTCTACACGCACACAACCCTagaaaaaataagtaaaaatatTACAAGACCTCCTTAAGCCTGTGACAAACCATTGAATTACTTAGTACTATTTATTCCTGCAAAACTGAGCGGCGCGCGTAACAAAAAGCCGGTAAGAATCTCTAAAGGGATTAAAGCGCATTCTAAGGAGGATTTCATGCGAATTTGTCATATTACCATACTATAACAAGACGGAATATTATCATCTACTTTAGCCTGAGTTataggaaataaaaaaaagagaaatcgAATTAGATTTCTCAAGAAGTCTGTTTACAAACCAGAAACTGTTTACTTGAAATGCattattaaacaaaaataaaacataaattCATATGTATATCATAACTTTTAAAAACAGGAAAATATTCACTCTAATCAAAGAGAAATCAAActacaaagacattacaataGTTAAATATGGTGataacaaaatacaaaaacgtCGAATGGATACTCTTTAGATGAAATCATGATTTGGTGAAAAAATTCTAAACATAAACAGAAATACTTGAAAATGgttaaaagaaaattaaagaaagttactataaaaaaaaacaaattcgtTGAATAAACGCACCACATTGCAGGAAAAGTCACCAAGAGCACAAAATACCGCTAAAAACCGATTATTGCTTCCTAAATCGAGGCAAATACAACTTATTCGATATTGATTCACATAATATCTTTCATGATATATCCTAGAAAAAAGTTGTTTCAGGAAATGACACATTGCAAAAATTGCCTTGAGAAATAAACCAGGAGGAAACGTGTTTTTGATAAATAGAAAATAGATTAGAGCGGAATAGACCGATGAAAATAGAACGAGCAATAGATTTATAGTGTTGGAGCAATAACACGTATTTGGTTTAAAGTTAATTGGTGCCAAGAAGGTAATATCATCGAAAGAATTTCGTCAAAATCATGTCATAGGCATTCTTTTAAGCCCTAAATTGTCTTTTAGACTATAGATTTGATATCACTTTCCTCAATACTCTTCGAAGCAAGGATGTTGGCATTCCGTACAAAATATTTGCTTTCTATGAATTTTTCTTTTCGCGACTGTTTGAGAATTATGGATTAGATCAACAAAACCTATGCAATTTTGTTTTCGCCCCCTTCGATTCGCTCAGTCCTAAAACCCTTCCTGGTCCGGTGTATCCTACCACGCAAACACAAGGATTGCTGGAAGGGTAaagaaggtaaaaaaatactatgtAAACAGTTATTCAAAAAGtaatagaaaaataattcgaaacctttttttcacatttcacTCACCAATACAATAAACTCTATAGATGACAGCATCAATAAACCTTAAACGAGAGTTAAACTAAAATAGACTAAAAACCTTAAACTAAGACACGGAATAACTGTTTTACCTATTTTATGGTGGTCACCCTTACGTTGTGTATGCCAATTCGTGGCTCTTGGATTCGCAATGCCGTTTTTAAAGAATACGAGTATGTTTACGTCAAGAAAGCAGATGTCCTCCTATTAATACCATCAGCACACGATCAACCTTACCACCTGCATCCAAACTTACAGCGGCAAAGTCCAGCCTTGTTTAATAAAAGCGTTGTTTAATTGCTCAAAATGCACTTTAGGTCCAGAGACTATAAGTGCAAATacggaaaaataaataattttctgCCTTTAATTTCTTGTAAAAGGTTTTGAATGAGAGTCTTTGCGGGGGTGGTGATAAAGACGTTTGCAGTCATTCTGTCTTCTATGCGTTTGTATATTAAAAACATAGGCGCAAGGGGGTGGGTGGCTTAGCAAACTTCCTTATTAATAAAGATTTCAAATGAAAACTGATCTTTTTAGCAGATTCATCAAATGGTTCTACTTGTTTTCACGATAAACTTCAGGAAAatcaaaaggaaaaaaaaataatttgtaatTAGGTAAAATAGGAAATTCGATCACTTGAATATTGCTAAAAGCATTCGAGTACTGCCTTAGAATTGTGAATACAGAAAAATGTGCAAGTATGCGTTTTGTTACGTAAACTGTAATCTAAAATCAAGTGGATTGCAAAGGTGAGTCTAAATCTGAATCTTAATCTAAAGGGGGAGTGTGAATCTAAATTGGGGGGGGGATCTAGTGAATGGAGAGGCTAATTTAAGGTAAAAATTAAGGGATCtaatattctttctttttacgTTATTGTGAAATTTAGCCTGGAgacgggggggaggggtgggggcgACTGAATAAAATGTAGGGGGTGGGGATCTAGGGAAGGGGGGGTCTGGAATCTAAGGGAGTGGGAAAGGCTGGTGGAGTATGAATTTAGGGGCCTTCTtcagttatttttttctctacctttacaaaaaaaactcgGGGGCTGGGAGAgatatatcaatatttgggtgacctccaaatccgctcggtcaatctcttggaggcctgggtctaaggactTTATAGGATTAGTAAggaaaagatttgaccaagcgagcaAGTTTTGCTTGATAATTTTtgccgcgagtctcaaattgacaggattcagtatttttcaccatgttctctggagatcagggagcgggaaaactttagctcttctaaatatgggcatctatgcccatataaggcaatacatacgaaggacactatccgtggggaatatgtttgatagaGTGAATCTAaaacttggggggggggggggggtggagtcTGCATTTAGGGGTTCTTCTGGAATTCTTTTTTACTCTACCTTTATTCAAAATTCTCGGGGGCTGGGAGAGATGAGTGAATCAAAAACTAGGGGGGGTAGTAGATATAAAAtctagggggtgggggtgctaGATGAATCAGAGTAAGAggctttgggggggggggggggtagaagGAAGCAGGGAAAGGAAGGGAAAACTAGGAGGAAAATAAGCGGAAAGCTATGACTTTGATACTTTACTTACCTACATCTGATATCGAACATTGCAGTCTTAGCCATTCTTTAATGACGACACCACTGATTCTCATCTCTTGTGGAAAAAGCATTTTAATGATCATGAATGGAAGAAACGTGTGGGAAAACCATACTATTTGATCCATTTTTTACGACGATTAATGAGGCAAATAACGAAAGAAGGAAACAGAGTGGACACCAGGGCGCTCAATAACAAGACCTATAAATGTGCTCAAACAGAGTTCGCCTTAGGGGCTGTTGCGAATTTCCTAATTAttgataaaagaaaaaaaatgtgatgaCTCTTAACAATAAAACCTAGTTTAAAAATGTGCTAAGGTTTCGGGGCTAGTGGACAATCTTGAAAATAATTGGTTGCGGAAAAGTGTTGTTGACGACAAAATGCACAACGCAGAGGCGGTTACAAAGGTTTTCTGGGAAGGGGAACATTTGGGCGCATAGTTTTAATGTTAAGCAATATGTCTGAACAACAAATAAACCTAATTTAAAAGAAATTGCTGAACAACTCTTGCCTTTTGGGGCAATTTcaaattatcaaaataaatgGTAGAGGGAAAAATTGATGTTGGCAAAATGACTCTCAACAGCAAAATCATATAGCTCAAATAACTTTTGCCTTGGGAATTGTTTCTAACAATGTAGCTTTTCGTGTAAGGTCGATTTTTAATTTGGAAATATTATTATACAACAGACATTGTGAGGTTTTCGATATCTTCCAATAAAATCTTAAATTAAATACGAAATAAGCACACTTACCTTTGGTAAATTTAATCAATCAATTAAAGGTAGAATTTCAATAAAGGATTATCTTATTTCGTTAGGTTAAATCATCTGCTATCTCGGCTCCAACTTTTCGTAGTGTGCAACTTTGCATGCAACCCTCGATACCCGTACTATGCAAGAGCGGTCTCACCTTATAGAACTTCCCTGGTTTGTTTGCATTTTATGCATTTTGACAATGCTTCTAGTGCTCATTTTTGCCGTAAGATCCGCTTTGTACACTAATGGATAAtatgtttctgttttcgttACAAAGTCGTCTCATCGATCTCCTGCATTAGCTGTTAAAAACTATTCTAATGGCGGCTTTAGTCAGTTGACCGGCATTGTATAAAGTATTTTGCCGACAAAAGGGATTCTACATAAACAAGGTTATCGGCGGGCTTGTGACTGCGTCGGTGTATAATGCAACATAAGGTTATAACGAATGATGAATAGAAACAAAAATCGTATAACATTCGTTTCAGAcattttttactaaaaaaataaaaccgtAAATGTGCTCTCATTTATCCCATCTTAAGGAGCTACAAAGACAACAAATAAAATCATCGGTCGGCTTATGACTGCATAGAAAAAGTTATAAATAAcgaataataaatatataccAAATTTTGTATCGATACAATTACTgtttcaatttatttttaaactgCTCCCTTTTCTTGATTATTTAAATCAagaagcaaaataaaaaagcacatTATTATCGCCCGACTTTTGATTGAATTGGTGTTTACACCTATTTTGAAAATAACGTTGCACTCGAAAATCAATGTATCGTAGCTCGCAGTGCTTTATGGGTACTGTATAAATGGCTAAAAACTTGCATttgaaagccatgtgaataTTCACAAGAACATGAGCAAGAGTTatacagcttttgaaacctggGTGTGTTTtgatttacgcttatttgttgtttacttgatacccatgatATACGACACAGTGACTTGTCGTAAATCATCTTTCATCATAAAACGAATGGAGGGACTTAAAGATGGCGAATcaagccgccattttatgctcctgctcaatggcgagtcacagGAATcgatttccatcggctaattcaagttagccaagatattttcaatcaaatatcgtcatataaaatatacatatacatatgaGACtacattcgtagattgttattttgtttactTATTAGTCATTTAGTttacttgcaaataaaccgctGCATTtcaaatgataaacaataacaaaggagtaggtgatcgacattctttaactatttttttttaatactgcGGTTTCCAATGTTCTACGAACTCTCGTCAACAATTTCCAACAGCTTAACCGCTTTCTCGCTTCTATCAATGAAACTAACGTAATGAACTAAGTGctttttgcttggtcagcgATGTTGTGATTAAaaaaccatttcagtgctggctACTGAAAACGCTTAAAGGATTTTTTGAATGATTGGAGGCAGAGGGCGTTTTACGGAGCTGTTTGTTGTAACCGCTGTAAAAACCTCGTTCTGTGCTCTGGCGTCTATTCGTACCAATCACAACGGATATAGTTCTTGGAAATTATACGGCCTAGCGTTGTTTATGACACTTTGACGTCACCGTGACGTCACCCGTTTATTATAAGAGGTCCAACTGTTTTGGCGTCCTAGCTTCACGTTGGtcttattgctttattgaaagATCAAGAATTCTTGCCGCCAGtcttaaacaaaaaaagtggTTCAAGCTGTGAAAGATATGAATAAAGTTTGCAACATTTGTTCGATTTTGTTTAAGAGGGCTCATTTCACATTCGTTTTCAGTCACTCGTGCACCCTGTGATTTTCGTTGTCGAGTGGCCATTTCGCAGTTACGACCGCCAACCAATAAAAGAGCGCCGAAAAGCATAAGGCGTCACAAGAAAGCAGACGATAGATACATGCGCACTTACGcactaaatcaacaacaacaagaaactAGACCCTacgcgcagggttgactgggatacctgagatctgcaacTTGTTTGTGTGACATATATGGCATGAAAGATTTTACTGCCTACTTTTGatataataaaacaatatatatatatatatatatatatatatatatatatatatatatataattatgttatttattgtaaatgccatatcacagCACCTCTTCAGGTGTGGGGTGGACTCGAGGTGTGCTCCATGAAAGTAGACAGGGCTGATTGTcttatcttcaaatactatccccacATCAGAGTTAGCACCGAAATAAGATTAGGGAAAGCTGagaatgtgttttaaaattgttatttcttaaacatttctttggttcactgccctcaatgtgctatcacttaggggtacaagtaaacaacaacatttatttattttgaagtcaaatgagagggctatagaatatgcagacttgattgaaatttatagagcataaacatattttcaacATCAACAGcactacaaaaatattacaaatctctagattttattgaaaatgttccataaaaataaaatgacattcaatggAGATAAAGGTATTTcagggaaataataaaacttgagcttatctaaaggaagcaccaaagtaccaaaataattttcatagatTTAAGTACATATTTTACACTTACATGACTTACAACACCTATGCTGTACTTTATTAAAATCGATATGGTTAAAataatgacattcaatgagagagatcaagatattttatagtaagaaaataaaattcatcttAGGGTAGCCGGTCAAGTGTCCAATGTAAAATAGATTCATCGACAAAGCGATTAGTAGCAGACGATCTCCATCAATTGTTTCAAACTACTTCCACTTTAAAATAGATTAAGCAATCAAGGTAAATACCTCGAGTCCATTCATGAGTGTCCAGAGCACATTTAATTACGTCTTGAAGTAAAGCAGTACGAGTCTAAAGCAGTCAGCACTTAACTTACTAATTCTTATCTTGAGCCGCGTTTCTCGCACTCGGGTCGCAAGTGTAAACACGAGTAAATGCAGCGAAATCAATCCAAGCTGAGAGgattttccaaaataacttGGTAGAAATTGAGGCTATGGTTAAATATGCAGTTATTAAACCGCAAATCGGgccttcaactgcacaaataacatggatctgagagctggaatctaaaattcaagatggcggccatgacacagttttaaattatgcaaaaGTTTTTGGAAACTAAGCGTTGCGATGACGTAGGACAGTAGGCTGGATACTTcgtgtaagaaaaaggctTTACTAAGGTCTTCTAAATAAGAAGTATCGCCTGTGGCGCAAGGGTTCTTGGGAATTGCATTGTGCAAATCGCGAgacgacagaaaaaaaaacagttgcattttatgactgggctaccacaggtatcccagtaactaTTTGAACTTCGTGGCGAAGATATCGCGTATCGATATGTTTCAAGAGAAATTGACAGGTTCAATACGTTTGTTAGTGTGCGATTTCAGTAATGTTGTGTAATGTTGTACATGACACTACACTGTAATTCAGACTTTTGTCTCTGAGAGTGTCGTTATAAACTATTATTCCTATTCCTATTACTAATATTGCTATTGTTGTTATAGTTTTATtgtcattgttattgttgttgcagTGAAAAGTAGTACGGTTCTAGAATAGCCTCGCCTAGCCTGCATGAACGACCGTAGGAGCCTGAGGCGAGGGTCGTGTAAGGTGCTTCAATCTACTTATCTATGATTCACATGTTTCAAAAACTTGAGTTTTTACGTAATCGGAATGCTTAAGAGCGCCTCCTTCTCTTGTATAATTTTGTGCAATAGGGCCTTGGGGCTCGCGTGATGATTTCCAAAAGCTTTACCACGCATTGCCGTCATACTAAAAAAAGCTACGCGGGGAACTCGGCACAACGCTGTGAATTGTTTGTTCATTCGTGTTCTTAAAGTGAATACGTAATTTTGGGGAAAAGCCCTTAAAATGTTTATCTAATGAAGGAAACAGGAATGTCGTTTATTGTGAGCTTATGATCATTTAGTCAGTAAAGGTTCGAGAAACTCACGTAACaatcgagaaaaaaaacaacaatgctTTTGATTAtacaaaacacacacacacacacagaaaTCATCATTTGCGAGTAATTATGATATGCAACAAAAAGATTACAAGGTTCGAAAATATGGTTATTTTATCAGCAAATTTGAGCAACAAACTTATTTATTGCTCTTGTTGAA from Nematostella vectensis chromosome 14, jaNemVect1.1, whole genome shotgun sequence carries:
- the LOC5501700 gene encoding alpha-1A adrenergic receptor, with translation MNDAADICQILLTSLMMLLTIFGNAVICLVIYRVRRLHCPTGFLLANLAVTDILIALLLLPFRIPGIIYHRWVFGRPGCVVIGFLQNTLCTASVLTLLSITVDRYLAILWSLQYNGSVTGTKTAICIALLWVYSTISSCFPFFGWGKYSFLPGLWLCETDHIVLPSFTYFRLATVYFLPLFAILFLYSRIIKVAWRHSRQIRLEVQAVNLREASVVTPVDHDTAVGKVSAAAVSGPVCLRKPHSAMKSEIKTALTLAVVVGVLFLFWTPLVFLNLLSFFRGAQVSVVATEVTSYLYYANGLVNPYVYGYLNRLIKHEVIKFYDRLSDWIARLKKKRTRIQPAIIVVSATE
- the LOC125559896 gene encoding 41 kDa spicule matrix protein-like — translated: MTFSIVHNEETGNQIWVTGNQIGLPGTRLGYQEPDLGYQEPDLGYREPDWVTGNQIGLPGTRFGLPGTRFGLPGTRFRLPGTRFGLPGTRFGLPGTRFGLPGTRFGLPGTRLGYQEPDLGYQEPDLGYREPDWVTRNQIWVTRNQIWVTRNQIWVTGNQIGLPGTRLGYQEPDLGYQEPDLGYREPDSGYQEPDLGYREPDLGYQEPDLGYREPDLGYRDLNLGYREPDLVTGNQIWVTWNQIWVTGNQIWVTGN